GATGGGGGTCCTGCTCCTGCCCGTCGCCTGGTACATGATGAGCGAGGGCATGGTGCTGGCCGGCATCGGCACCGGAATTCTCGCGGCGGCCGCGCTGGTGTTCATGCTGCACCCGCGCTCCACGGAGTGGATCGCCGCGAACTACGGACGCTGACCGGCGGCGCCGAGCCCGACCACGGTCTCGCCGCGGGACTCCACCAGGATGTCCCCGGTCGCCGCCAGGTGCACCGGGCCCTGATAGCCCGTCCGGTCGACCGGGATCACCCGCTCCGTCTGCCCCGTGACCCAGTCGACCACCGCGATGCCCTCCGGGACCGGCACTAGCGCCCGCTCGCCGACATCCACGCCGGTTCCCAGAACGCCCTCAATGACGGAGGTCACCTCGAGGGTGTCAGGTTTGAGCAGGTAGAGGCGGGAGCCGTCGAACCACGTCATGTGGTGGGGTAGATCCGCCGCCGGGGGGAGGAAGACTCCCTCGGCGTCGTCGAGAAGCGGCGACGGCGAAATGGCCGAGCGGGACAGCTCCTTGCCCTTCCGGTCGAAGGCCACCAGCTCGGTTGTCTCACCGGGGGAGTAGACCGCGGCGGAATCCTGCCCGACCGCGACCAGCCGCGCTTCGGGGGAGGGCAGCTCCACCGAGGCATGGATCTCGGGCGTGCGGGATTCCTCCGGGGTGGCGTCCATCAGCCGGAGGGTGGCGTGCCCCTCGTTCTCCGGAGTCTCCGGGCAGATCTCCGTCACCGCGAGCAGTTCGGTGCGGGTCAGTGCCGAGGTGATCTCGCAGTCCTCGTGTGGCTGGAGCCCCGGCTCCTGCTTGGCCTCAACCTCGCCGTACTCGACCGTGCGCACCAGGTCCGACCGCCAGAGATCGAGCCGCGTCGGACCGACAATCCCGACCCGGTCGTTGGAGGTCAGCTGGAAGGGCTCCTCGTCGTTGACCGAGCTCCGCGTACCGGAGTACCGGCCGTCGGAGGAACGCAGCGCGACGACGTCACCGCAGCCGACGCCGGAGCGGTAGGTCACCACCACCTTGTCCCAGGCCTGGCCCAGCGAACAGATCTCCCGGTCCTCGCGGGAGTAACTCCACCGCTGCTGCCCGGTGCCATCCAGGGCGCGGACCGTGTGGGTGTCATGGGTGAAGACCAGGCCTGCATCGACGACGGGCCGGTACACGCCCGGAAGAGCAGTGGCCTCGGCCGAGAACACCTCGGTGAGCTGCTCGGGAATCGCCGTCATGTCGGGCTGCTGCAGGGAGGGCTCCTCGGCGGTGTCCAGGTGCGCGGAGCCCGCCGGAGCGGTGAACCACGCGCCGCCGACGGCCACGGCCGCGAGGGTCGTGAGCGCGGCGGTGGCGAGGAGATCCGCGGGCCGCCGACGCAGGGGAGCGGGCGACATCAGCGCCGCCTGCCTCTGCCCGGACCGCTCGTGGTGCTCTCCGCCACCTCGCGGGCGGGCCCGACGGTTCCCTCGACATCGGGATCGATGTCCAGCGCGGCAAAAAACTCGGGAGAGGTGGAGAACCACTCGGGGGGCTCCGGCGTGTCCAGGCCGAGTTCCTCGTCGATGGCCTTCCACTTGGCCAGCTCGTCGTAACCCACGAGGGTGACGGCGGTGCCCGAGTTGCCGGCCCGCCCGGTGCGACCGATGCGGTGCACGTACGTCTGCGGGTCGTCGGGGGTCTGGTAGTTGATGACATGGGTGACGTCGTCCACGTCGATGCCGCGCGCCGCCACGTCGGTGGCCACGAGGATCTCCGTCGTGCCCTGCCGGAATTCGGTCAGCGCCTTCTCCCGCGTGCCCTGCCCGAGGTCGCCGTGCACGGCCCCGACGACAAACCCGCGCCGGGAGAGCTCTGTCACCAGATCGGCGGCCGTGCGTTTCGTGCGCACGAAGATGATGGTGCGTCCGCGGCCGCGCGCCTGCAGGAGCTTGGCGACGACCGTCTCCTTGTCCATCCGGTGCGATTTGAACACGACCTGCCGCGTGGACGCGTGTGTGGCCGATGCCCCGGGATCTTCCGCCCGGATGTGCACGGGTTTATGCAGGAAGGTCCGCGCGAGCGCCAGGATCGGACCGGGCATGGTGGCGGAGAACAGCATGGTCTGATGCTCGTGGGTCAGGGCCGACAGCAGCGTCTCGATGTCGGGGAGGAAACCCATGTCCAGCATCTCGTCCGCCTC
This sequence is a window from Corynebacterium doosanense CAU 212 = DSM 45436. Protein-coding genes within it:
- a CDS encoding DEAD/DEAH box helicase codes for the protein MGRVSADSSLQANNPPSPPTFASLGVAAEICEALGEAGITHTFAIQELTLPLALDGKDLIGQARTGMGKTLGFGVPLLDRVFDDAAVAELDGTPRALVVVPTRELAVQVGVDLTLAAAKTPVRVTTIYGGRPYEEQIATLNDGIDVVVGTPGRLLDLHQRGDLLLDRVAVLVLDEADEMLDMGFLPDIETLLSALTHEHQTMLFSATMPGPILALARTFLHKPVHIRAEDPGASATHASTRQVVFKSHRMDKETVVAKLLQARGRGRTIIFVRTKRTAADLVTELSRRGFVVGAVHGDLGQGTREKALTEFRQGTTEILVATDVAARGIDVDDVTHVINYQTPDDPQTYVHRIGRTGRAGNSGTAVTLVGYDELAKWKAIDEELGLDTPEPPEWFSTSPEFFAALDIDPDVEGTVGPAREVAESTTSGPGRGRRR